The Heptranchias perlo isolate sHepPer1 chromosome 17, sHepPer1.hap1, whole genome shotgun sequence genome has a segment encoding these proteins:
- the trh gene encoding pro-thyrotropin-releasing hormone — translation MRSAWLLLLVYLTLHNMSVTVGQHSAAEDGPGREAVPLEEMLQRAQTILIRSMLMKMGEERNANDADSPAAGRVFKRQHPGKRLEEEFEKRQHPGKREEGEEEEEEEEEGGYVEAEKRQHPGRREVDDGHVEIQARQHPGRRSTYDQYSGENAGRQLAFLGELSKRQHPGKRFLLYNKRQHPGRRSWEDESDSDEKERVDKGRHPVKRYLEPGSSSSELPFPCDLQDPVTCSKASYLLELLGDMNKSRFEVKRQHPGRRHAPDDELEGRD, via the exons ATGAGGTCGGCATGGCTCCTGCTGTTGGTCTACCTCACCCTTCACAACATGTCTGTGACAGTGGGCCAGCACTCGGCGGCGGAGGACGGGCCGGGGCGAGAGGCAGTCCCGCTGGAGGAGATGCTTCAGAGAGCGCAAACAATCCTCATTCGCTCCATGCTGATGAAAATGGGAGAAGAGCGGAACGCTAACG ATGCGGACTCGCCGGCAGCAGGACGAGTCTTCAAACGGCAACACCCGGGGAAACGGTTAGAGGAAGAGTTTGAGAAGAGGCAGCACCCGGGGAAACGCGAGGAAggcgaagaggaggaggaggaggaggaggagggcggttACGTGGAAGCTGAGAAAAGGCAGCACCCGGGGAGAAGAGAGGTGGACGATGGACACGTGGAGATTCAGGCCAGGCAGCACCCGGGGAGAAGGTCCACCTACGACCAGTATTCGGGGGAGAATGCCGGCCGGCAGCTGGCCTTCCTCGGCGAGCTATCCAAGAGACAGCACCCCGGCAAAAGGTTCCTGCTGTACAACAAGCGCCAGCATCCCGGGCGGAGGAGTTGGGAGGACGAGAGCGACTCCGATGAGAAGGAGCGGGTGGATAAAGGCCGGCACCCGGTCAAACGGTACCTGGAGCcgggcagcagcagcagcgagCTCCCCTTCCCTTGTGACCTGCAGGACCCTGTAACTTGTAGCAAAGCGAGCTATCTGTTAGAGCTGTTAGGTGATATGAACAAAAGTAGGTTTGAGGTGAAGAGGCAACACCCCGGTAGGAGGCATGCTCCAGATGACGAGTTAGAGGGACGAGATTGA